From Mucilaginibacter gotjawali:
TCAGTTCATCAATTTTCCGGATGCGGTCCTCTGATGTTTGGGGGGTAACCAGGAAAATATTGCTAAGTCCGTTTGCTTTAAAATATGTAGCATAAAGGTTTTCGTATTCATACATCGGCAAATCGGGAACGATAATACCATCAACGCCAACTTCTGCTGCTTTTTTGCAAAAGTTTTCAACCCCGTATTGTACGATCGGGTTTACATAACCCATTAAAAGAATCGGGATAGAAACCCGTTTACGCAGATCTTTCAACTGCTCAAATAGCAGGTGCAGGGTCATGCCGTTTTCCAGCGCTTTTTCTGAACTGTGCTGGATGGTCGGCCCGTCAGCAACAGGGTCGGAGTAAGGGAAGCCGATCTCCAGGAAATCAACGCCAGCCTTTTCCAATGCTTCTGCAATATCAAGGGTAGTGTTTAGCCCGGGGTAACCGGCGGTATAATAGATGGATAAAAGATTATCCTTTTTTTTGTTGAAAAGTGCGTTTAAGCGGTTCATGAGGTGGTTTATAGTTGATGGTTCATATTTCATGGAAAAATTATATGAAATACGATAACATACCAGTTAATTATTGATTGATGGTTCACGCCTCATGGTTTGCAGCTCACAATGAACTATAAACCATGATCTACGAACTAATTAGTATCCAAAATATTTAATATAGGTATCCAAATCCTTGTCGCCGCGGCCTGAAATGCAGATCACCACATTATCATCTGCCTTAAACTTCATATACTCGAGATAAGCGAGCGCATGAGCAGTTTCGATTGCCGGGATAATACCTTCCAGCTGGCAGCATAACAAGCCCGCCTGTAAAGCTTCCTCATCAGTGATGCTAACATATTCGGCACGGTGAATTTTATACAGGTAAGCATGCTGCGGGCCAATGCCCGGATAATCAAGCCCGGCCGAAATAGAATATGGCTCCACTACCTGCCCGTCGTCCGTTTGCATCAGGATGGTACGGCTGCCATGTAAAACACCTTCCCGGCCTAAAAAGGTTGTTGCTGCTGAATGACCGCTGTTCACCCCTTTGCCTGCAGCTTCCACAGCTACCAGTTTTACGGCTTCGTCATCCAAAAAATGATAAAACATGCCCATGGCATTGCTGCCGCCGCCCACGCAGGCCATCACATATTCGGGCAATTCCTTGCCGGTATGCTCAAACAACTGTTTTTTTGTTTCGAGGGAAATAATAGATTGAAAGCGGGCCACCATATCCGGGTAAGGGTAGGGGCCAACTACCGAACCTATGATGTAGTGGGTATCAACCGGGTTGGCTATCCAGTCGCGCAGTGCTTCATTGGTGGCATCTTTCAGCGTTTTACTGCCTGATTTTGCAGGCACAACAGTAGCACCGAGCATTTTCATGCGCGATACATTTGGCGCCTGGCGGGCCATGTCTATTTCGCCCATGTATACCACGCACTCAATACCCATAAGGGCGCAAACGGTAGCTGTTGCAACGCCATGCTGACCGGCGCCGGTTTCGGCAATGATGCGCTTTTTACCCAAACGCTTTGCCAGCAATATCTGGCCGATAGCGTTATTGATTTTGTGCGAGCCGGTATGGTTCAGGTCTTCACGTTTAAAGAAGATATTGGCGCCGTATTTTTCGGAATATCTTTTGGCATGATACAGCGGCGATGGCCGGCCGACGTAATCCTTTAACAGCTGGTTGAATTCTGCTTTAAAATCATCATCGTTGATGATATTTAAATACTCGTTGCGCAACTCCTCCACATTGGGGTACAACATCTCGGGGATATAAGCTCCGCCAAAATCGCCATAATAACCCTGTTCATTAACTCCGTAGTTCATTTATAGGTTTTTGTTTAATGATGTCAAATGCTTTTGCTAATTTACTGATATCCTTTATACCCGGCTCGATTTCGAATTTGCTGTTCAGATCCACACCGTAGAATTGAGGATGACAAATATTTTTCACTTCTTCGATGTTTTCAAGCGATAAACCCCCGCTTAAAAAGAAAGGGATCTCCAGTTTGTAGCCATCTAATATGTTCCAGTTAAAAGTTTTTCCCGAACCGCCATGCATTGGCGTTTTTGTATCGAACAGGAAAAAGTCAACACTGTTTTTAAATTCATCCAGCCGGCTAAAATCAAAATCTTCATTTACGCCGAAAGCCTTTAATACTGTAACTTTTCCTTTAAAATAACCGGCAAAATCGGGTGTTTCGTCACCGTGCAATTGAATGGCATCAAAATGATATTGATCGATCAGTTCGCTTACTTTTTCTTTGCTTTCGTTAACAAAAACAGCGGTTTTATTGATATAGGATGGTACCTGGCTTAACGCGTCCAAAGTCAATCCATTAATAAACCTTGGCGACGGTCCATAAAAAATAAAGCCAGCGTAGTCGGGGTTCAAAGCAGCAACAGCTTTGATGTTCCCAGGAACCTTTAAACCGCATACTTTTATCTTCATTTTAGTTCTCCACCAAAGTTTTAAAGCTTTTTAAAGCCTTCTTGCTTACTAACGCTTCTTCAGCCTCATAAAAACTATCCGCAAATGTTTTTTCAGGGTGGATGGTTTTTATTGCCAGCGCTGCATTGCACAAAACTACATTTTGCTGCGCAGCCGTAGCGTCTGCATTCAATACCGCTAAAAATATAGCTGCTGAGTCGCTGATGCTGCTTCCGCCTAAAATATCTTTTGGGCTTAGTTTTTCAAAACCCAGGGCTTCTATACTGTTGATCTTTTCGCCATCGGCAGAAAAGGTTTTAAAATCGCAGGTTAGCGATACTTCGTCATAGCCCTCCAGAGCGTTCAGGATAGTATATCGTTTATCTGATTTCTGGTACAGATAGGCATAGATCCTCGCCAGCTCCAGGTTAAATACGCCTACCAGCTGGTTTTTAGGCCTGGCGGGATTTACCAGCGGCCCGAGCATATTAAAAAATGTTTTTACACCCAGTTCCCGGCGGATAGGGGCCACGGTTTTCATGGCCGGGTGAAACAAGGGGGCATGTAAAAAGCAAATATTAGCTTTGTCTATATTGCTCTTTAGGGTATCGGTATCATTGGTAAATTTTGCGCCTAAAAACTCCATTACGTTGGAGGAGCCGCATCCCGAAGATACACCGTAATTACCGTGTTTGGCAACTTTGTAGCCGGCGCCAGCAACTACAAACGAGGCCAGGGTTGATATATTGAAGGTGTCTTTTCCGTCACCGCCGGTGCCGCACAGGTCAATTACTTCGCCGGCTTCCAATTCAATTGGCAGGCACAGCTCCAGCATTGCGTCGCGGAAACCTTCCAGTTCATTCACCGTAATGCTGCGCATGCAATAGGCCGTCATAAATGCCGCCATTTGCGAATTGTTGTATTTACCCTGTGCAATGGCCGTCAAAATTTCTTTTGATTGCCCGTGTGAAAAGGTTTTGTGTTCAAAAAGATGATTTAATATCTGTTTCATAAGCCCCCCAACCTCCGCCTATTGGCGGAGGAGTTTTATAGTGTTATATTTATTTACCCACCTTTTTATTCCCCCTTTAGGGTATTAGGGGGCCAAAAAAGAAGGGTTACCATTACTGGCAACCCTTCTGAATATCTTTAAAAAACAAAAATGGAATTGCCTTACGATTACTCGTTAAGCCACCACCAATTATTGTTTAATGTTTTCATTAATGTTTTATGGCACAAATATGGAGATTTTTTTTCTAAAAGCAAGCAGAATGATATTTTTACGTGATAAGCTGATTAAATTTAAAAAATGCCCGTTTAATAAGATGTAATATATTTGGACAAACTTAATCAACTACCCGATCCATCAGCATGACCAACCCCGTAAAATGGCTATACGTAAAAGAAAAATAAATCCGGAAGATGACCTTGGCTTCGGCCCACAACCAGTGATTAAAAACCAACAGCTGATCAATAAAGACGGCAGCCCTAATGTAAAAAGGGTGGGCCTGCCTTTTTTTAATACGGCTAATAATTATCATACGCTAATTACCATGAGCTGGACAAAGTTCTGGATAATGGTGATAAGCGGTTACGCCATTTTAAATGTAATATTTGCGCTTATTTACATGTCGTTCGGGGCTGGAAGTTTGGACGGAAGTTCAGGCAATACCGCATTCAACCATTTTTGGGACGCTTTCTTTTTTTCGGCACAAACTATTTCAACAGTAGGGTATGGGCACATCAGCCCAAGGGGAATGGCTGCCAATAGTGTAGCAGCATTGGAATCGATGATGGGCCTGCTTGCGTTTGCGTTGGCTACGGGCTTATTATATGGGCGTTTCTCAAGGCCATCGGCCCAGATCATTTACAGCAAGAACATTTTAGTGGCGCCGTATCTCGAAAACAGTAAAGGTATTATGTTCCGCCTGGCGAATTTACGCAGGAATATTTTGATCGACCTGGAGATTGAGATCATCTTCTCCTTCAATGAAAATGTAGACGGCAAAGTGATGAGACGTTTTTATCCCCTTGAAGTGGAACGGCGCAAGGTGAGCGTATTGACGATGAATTGGACAATAGTACATCCGCTGAACGAAAACAGCCCGTTGGTTGATATGACAAAAGAAGACCTTGAAAAATCGGAAGCAGGGTTTGCCATATTGCTTCGGGCGTTTGATGATGCTTTTTCGCAAACGGTTCACTCCCGTACCAGTTATCAATACCACGAAATAGTTTGGGGCGCCAAGTTTAAACCTGTTTTTGACCGGGATGAAGAGGGTAGGATTGTACTGGATTTGAGTAAGATCAGTGACCATGAAATGGTGGCAGGTATATAGTCGATGGAATATTATTCATTACCGATAAGTATAAATTTAACAGGACACGCCAATGAATAAGCAGATCAGCTGTTTCCACAAATTAAAACCGTTTTACCTTATTTAGATTAATTGGTATATTAGCATAATGAATTATACTCAATATATTGAAATTAATCCTGAGAAGCGATTTGGGAAGCCTATTATTATCGGTACCAGAATATCAGTATATGATGTGTTGAGCTGGTTATCTGAAGGGCTGTCTGTAAGTGATATTATTTTAGATTTTCCGGAATTAACTGAGAACCAAATAAAAGCTTGTTTGTCGTATGCTGCGGACAAAGAACATAAATTAAGAGTCGTTTCGTGAAAATACTTCTTGATCAGAATATTTCGTTTAGAGTCGTCTCGCTTCTATCTGATGTTTTTGGGCACGTAAAGCAAGTCAAACAGCTTAACTTGGTCGATGCTTCTGACCTTGAAATCTGGAATTACGCTTTCAAAAATGATTTTACAATTGTGACATTTGACAGCGACTTTATTGACCTTGCAACTTTAAAAGGAACTCCTCCTAAAGTCGTTTGGTTGCGTTTTGGCAATTCATCAAACCTTAAAATTGCTAATAAATTACTTTCTAAATCAACCGAAATAAAGGAGTTTGTTTTAAATTCTGAGATATCCTTTTTGGAAATTGACTAGTAAAAAACTGGACTATCGTAGATATTCTATTTTAGTAACGAATTTTTCTCTTTTGCAATAGTATTATAAACCAGTTTGTCCAATAAGCCCGGTAAAATCTTGCTTAAAAAAACAGTTAGTTTACCCTGTCCTGTCATAATGAGGGTTCGGGCCCGGTTCTCCACACCATCTGCAATAATTTTGGCGGCTTCATCTGATGTCATCATTTTTTCTTCGTGCAGGGTACTTTCGCCCTGTTGTTGCCCGCTTTGATCTAATGCTGTATTTCGGATATTGGATGCCGTAAAACCGGGACAGGCGGTAATAATATTGACGCCTGTTTTAAGGTTTTCAACTCTCAATGCATCCAGGAAGCCATTCATTGCAAATTTTGAGGCAGAATAGCCCGTACGGCCCGGTAAACCTTTATAACCAGCAATGGAGGAAACGCCGACAATGGTTCCCTTTGTTTTTAAAATTTCGGGCAGGGCGTATTTGGTGCAATATACTGTCCCCCAAAAGTTTACATCCATAACGGCTTTTAAAACTTTAACATCGGCGTCGTTAAACAAGGCCCGCATAGAGATCCCTGCATTATTGATCAGCACATCAATTTTGCCGAAAGTAACGAGTGTTTGTTTGATCAAATGATCGCAATCTTCTTCATTGGTCACATCACATTGGACAGCTACTGCTTTTATACCGTATTCTTTTTCAAGGCTTTGTGCAAGCTCGCATAAAGTAACAAATTGCCGGGCGCCTAAAACAAGGTTAGCACCGCGTTTGGCAAATTCTGTAGCAAGTGATTTTCCGATGCCAGATGATGCGCCGGTGATGATGACGATTTTATCGTTAAGTTTCATGAATGGAAAATATTGGTTTAACTATGGCTTTAGCTCATAGTATTGAGGAAGTTTTATTCGTTAATATTTAAATGTTTGATAATAGATTTTAACGCCTTATCATCAATTGAATCAAGTTCAGCTTTGTCGTAAATTGTGAGCAGGTAAATTTCTTTGTTTTTCGTTATTACGTATGTTATAACTCTCGCGCCGCCGCTTTTTCCTTTGCCTTTACTTTTTATTGCTACCCTGACTTTATAGGTATTGCTTCCTAATGGAGAACCCAATTCCGGGTGTTTTAACAAATCTTCATTTATTGCTGCAAGTTCAGATCGAAGTGAAGGATACTTTTTTATAAGCCTTTTTGCTTCCTTTTTAAACTTTTCAGTCGGAATAATACTATAACTCATTAAGAAAATCAGTTAAGGTTTGTTTTTTAACCTTCGAGTTTTTTAATGAAGCTATTTCTTCAAAAGCCTCTGTTAAATCTGATTTAAGCTTTAAGGTTTGTTCGTACTTTTTTAGTTTAGCCAGTACTTTTTCCCAATCTGTTAAAGATAACTGGACAGCCTGGGGCTTGCCGTCACTATCGCTTAGATATTGAAGTGCTAGTTTCATTTATCAAATTTAAGAAATTTATTATTTCTTCATTCTTCCATTTGATCTTTTCCTTAGAATTATCAGGCAGACGTAAATTATTTTGGAATGTTTTATAATGGTCAGAAATAAGAATAAACTGCTATCCTTTAACTTCATACGAATGCTGGAACAATGCAGGGATGCCATCCACTTTTATTTGTGGCAGCCTGATCAAATATTTAACGGCGAAGATGATCATCGCGCCATAAAAATACTTGATATAACTCCAGCTAAATTTTGGTATTTGCTGCCTTTCGTAATTAATGATATAAGTCTTGGGGAAATAATAGTTTTTAAAGCCGGCTAACCTGATGCGGTATGACAGATCGATATTATGACCATACATCAAAAAGCGTTCATCAAACAAACCAGCTTCGTTTAAGGCCGACCGCCGTAACAACATGAAATCACTGCTGAGGATGTCAATTTCTGATATTTGAAATTCTTCCACCCAATCCTTACGGTTGCGGTCATACAAACGCGTTTTACTCAGGTGACGGGCGAAGCCGATCAACCTAAGGAAAGTGGCCCAGGTTTTATCCAGGCCATGGATCGATTCCGGTAAAAAGCGTCCCTGCGGACTGAGCATCCGAACGCTAAGTCCTCCTGTATCGGGATGCTCATCCATAAAAGCGCAAGCCTTCTGCAACGAGTCTTTGCCGCAAATTGTATCCGCACTGACCAGTAAAATATACTCTCCACTTGCCCTGTCTATAGCCTGGTTATTTGCCCTGCCTGTTCCCTGGCTGGCTTTGTTGCAAATAAGTGTGATGTCCGGGTATTGATCCTGCAACAATTCCATAGAATGATCTGTTGAAGCATCATCAACTATAATTAACTCGTAATCAATGTTTTTACAAGCATAAATTAAGGAGTTTAATGCTTGCCGAAGCAATGTGCCGGCATTGTTATTAACTACAATTACAGATAGCTTCATGTTACTTCGATAGTGAATTGATATACGGAACACGTGTAGCAATAGATCTCCCTAAAGTGATCTCATCTACGTACTCCAATTCACCTCCAAAAGCTATGCCACGGGCGATAGTTGAAATAGTTATATTGTAATTTTTTAGTCTTTTATGCAAATAAAACAAAGTAGTATCACCTTCCATCGTTGCACTCAGGGCGAAAATAACTTCCTGCACCTCATTGGTCTTTAAGCGTTCAACTAATGAGTCCACCTCCAGGTCTGAAGGGCCAATGCCATCCATCGGCGAGATCAATCCGCCAAGAACGTGATATACCCCGTTATATTGATTGGTGTTTTCAATAGCCATTACATCGCGGGTATCTTCCACCACACAAATCAGGCTATGGTCGCGTTTAGGTGAAGCACAGATCTGGCAAACCGGGTGGTCTGAAATGTTCAGGCAGACCTGGCAAAACTGAATTTCATTCCGTAACTTGCTGATGGCCTTACTAAACCGATCAACATCCTGTACATCCTGGTTTAATAGGTGCAAAACCAGCCGCAGGGCAGTTTTTTGGCCCACGCCCGGTAGTTTTGAAAATTCAGCTACAGCATCTTCCAGTAATTTGGATGAAAAGTTCATTGTTCAAAGATAGTTATTAGTCCGAAAGTCCGGAAGTCCGAAAAGCCCGGAAGATTTTTTTGTGGGGAAGTTAAATTAAAGCGTTAAATAGTTTTTGTTTGATAACTTGCACGCAATAAGTTTTCCTTTGCCAAACATAAAAGTTGTGGGTTGCCTATATTTGGCTCAAAAGCGAAATTTGATAACCGGGGAAAATTTCGCTAAAATTTATTCATTATGTGAAGAGATTTTAGTTATGATAAATGGACTGAAAAACGCATTAAAATAGGTCGAGGTTTAAAAGGAGTGAAATATGATTAACTTTAGGAAAATCAATCTTTCGGACTTTCGGACTTCCCGACTTTCGGACTAAATATATGTCTCCAGCAATACTACTTACATTCATTATCGGCTACTTTTTGGTATTGCTGGTTATTTCCTGGCTAACGTCAAGGAAGTCATCCAGTAATGATACCTTCTTCATTGCCAATCGCAATTCAAAATGGTATTTGGTAGCATTTGGGATGATAGGAACCGCCTTGAGTGGCGTGACCTTTATTTCCGTGCCAGGCAAAGTTGGCGCACCAACCGGCGATCAGTTTGAATATTTCCAGTTTGTGTTGGGTAATGCCGCAGGCTTTATCATTATAGCCACCGTATTGCTGCCACTGTATTATCGCTTAAAATTAACATCGATATATAGTTATATTGAGGGCGCTTTAGGCGTTTGGAGCTATAAAACAGCTGCGGGTATTTTCCTGATCAGCCGGATCATAGGTTCCGCGTTCCGCCTTTACCTGGTGGTTATCGTTCTGCAAAAATTTATTTTCGATAGTTATCACATTCCCTTTGCGGTAACCGGGTTAATATGCCTGGTGCTGATATGGTCATACACCTTTAAAGGCGGCTTAAAGACCATTATTATTACGGACAGCCTGCAAACCTTGTTTTTGGTGTCGTCGGTTTTTTTATCTATTTATTTTATCTGCCAGAGTCTTCACCTCAGCATATTCCAGGCCGCAGAAGCGATTAAGACCAGCAGTTATTCAAAGATTTTCTTTTTCAGCAACTTTATAGGCAGTAAGTTCCATTTTGTAAAAGCATTTTTAGGAGGGTTGTTCATTACGGTGGCGATGACGGGCCTCGACCAGGACCTGATGCAAAAAAACCTCAGCCTAAAAAATATCCGCGAAGCAAAAAAGAACATGTTCAGCTTCACCGCAGTTTTTGTGGTGATCAACATTTTCTTTTTAAGCGTCGGCGCCCTGCTTTGGATCTACGCCAATAAATACGGTATCAAGGTCGAAAAAACAGATTACCTGTACCCAACCATCGCCCTTAAGTATTTGGGGCTGGTGCCGGCTATGGTATTTATGCTGGGCTTAACCGCAGCGACCTTCGCCACCACAGATTCTGCTTTGACTGCATTAACCACTTCATTTTGTGTTGATTTTTTAGGGTTTGACAAAAGGGAAGTAACAAACAGCAAAAAGATGGTAAGCACCCGGCATTTTGTGCATATCGCGTTCTCCGGTGCAATGTTTTTAACCATTATTATTTTTAATGCCATTAATGATGGGGCAGTGGTGAACGCCATATTTAAGGTGGCATCCTATACTTACGGGCCATTGCTGGGTTTGTACTCTTTCGGGCTGTTTGCAGGCAAACGCCAGGTTAAGGATAAACTGGTGCCATTTATTTGTGTGGTTTCGCCGGCGATATGTTATTACCTGAGTATCAATTCAGCTAAATTGCTGGGTGGTTATGTTTTTGATAACGAACTGATCCTTTTTAACGGCATGATTACCTTTGCCGGCTTATTTATTACATCATCTTCAAAAACAAAAGCAGCTATAATTCCTTAAACTCTATTTGACTCAATAATTCACTAAATCACTAATTCAATAATTAAACATGACCGGTGAAGAAAAAATAAGACAAGCATTTGAAAACAAAAACTGGCAGGAAATAAAAGTTACAGATTCCTGGCAGATCTTTAAAATAATGGCCGAATTTGTTGAAGGCTTTGAGAAGCTGGCAAAAATAGGCCCCTGTGTTTCCATATTCGGTTCGGCACGTACACATAATGATAATCCGTACTATAAATTAGCGGAAGATACTGCCCGCATTCTTACAGAACGTGGATATGGCGTAATATCAGGCGGCGGGCCGGGTATTATGGAGGCAGCCAACAAAGGCGCTTACGAAGCGGGTGGTAAGTCGGTAGGTTTAAACATCGAGCTGCCCTTCGAACAATTTCATAACAAGTATATCGACAGGGATAAAATAATGGAATTCGACTACTTTTTTGTGCGAAAAGTAATGTTCATGAAGTATTCGCAGGGCTTTATCGTGCTGCCGGGTGGTTTTGGAACGATGGACGAATCATTTGAAGCAATCACGCTGATCCAAACAGGAAAGATCGCGAGGTTCCCCATTGTATTTGTTGGGATCGACTATTGGAAGGGGTTATTTAACTGGGTAGAGGAAAAAATGCTGGCCCAGGAGCATAATATACACCCGGATGACCTGAACCTTTACCGTCTGGTTGACACCGCCGAAGAAGCAGCCGGGCATATCTTTAAGTTTTATGAGAAATATGTGTTAAAACCGAATTTTTAAGCATAAAGATAAGCCCGGCAATACCGGGCTTATCTTTATGCTTATTATTTATTCAGGCTTGTTTTTTGGGTAGGCGGTAAGGCTGCTTCGGGATTACCGGCCATCTCCACCATATTGGCTACTTCATCTACCAGTTTTTCAGGCGTGCCCGAATAGCCCACATATTTAAAACGGATGTGTCCGTTTTTGTCGATGATGAATTTAGTTGGAATGCCTTCAACTCCGAATGAACCAACAACCTTTGATTGGCGTCCGTCACTCCCTTTTTCGTCAATTAAAACGTTGAAAACGTATTTATTATCTGCAATAAACTTTTTAACACCGGTTATAAAGTCGTCACCATTCTCCCATGTATCCACAAATAAAAATATAACGTTGGGGTCATCCTTATATTTATTTACCGCCATCTGCATTCCGGGTAGTGAAGCCTTGCATGGTCCGCACCAGGTGGCCCAGAAATCTACAATTACTACTTTACCTTTCAGATCGCTTAATGAATAACTTTTACCGTTCAGGTCCTTTAAATTAAAAAGTGGTGCAGGCTGATCTATCATGGTTTTGGCCAGTTCTTCACGGGCTTTCATTTTTGAAGCGCTTTCTAATGAGGCGATATATTTTTCGTAGCCATCATCTTTTCCGTTGGTTTTTATATATAAAGTCTTTAACGCTGCCTTTATATCAGCGGAACCCTGTCCTGCTTTTACCGCTGCTTCAGCAGCATCTTTCGCTTTATCATTTTGACCCAGCCCAACCAGTATCTGAATGTAGTTGCCGTAAATATCCGGGTCGATGGTTTTGCTGTGATCAACAACAGGCTGTTCATATTTTAGTGCTTCTTCAAACTTGCTTTGTTTTGCCAATATAAACGCATAGGTATCGGCATCCATATCGTAGATATACGCATAATTTTTTTTCAGTTGTGCCAGCGAGGCAAACGGCTCTGGTTGCAGATTGTTAAGTTTATCCCGTACGATGTCAAGCGATTCTTTTGATAAAGCTTGCGCCTCATCCATTTTTTCGCCTTTTTTCGCCAATTCGTAAGCAACATTATTTAGTTCACCTTGTAGGTTAAATTTATTTATAACCTGGCTTTCGTATTTACGGAAATTAAAGGTGTCGGCAATGTCAAGGTAAGCTGAGGCCAGTTGCAGCCTGAAATTATCCATGTTGTTAGCTTTTTCAGTTTTATTATCTGGATATTTTTCAACGTAAACATGGTATATGGAGTCTTTTTTTGCAGGTTCCTTTTCTTTATAAAAGGCGGTGGCTAACTCATTTTTTACCAGGGTACCGTTTGGGAATTTAACCCGCATAATTGCACCAAGCGAGTCAGCGCTGGTTTGTTTTTTTAATTCCCTCAACAGGGTTGCTGCCAGCTCAAGATCTTCTTCGTTGCTGCTTTTTTCTAAATCCGCTACTTTTTTTTCAACAGGTACTTTATAGTCCGGCAACCGGGCAACTATTGTATAATAAGCGTATACATAGTCTTTGTTGCCATTAGGATATAAGGTGAACTCTTTGTTAAAAAGTCGTGTTCCTTCACTAGCATCGCTTTTGATTTTTGCATAATAATTTTCAATTGTTGGAAGAAACATCTGCCCATTCATCGCATAAGCACCTTCAATCGGTTGCTTGTCTTTATAGATCAGGTAGATATACCCTTTGTCATTGTTGTTTTCCACATCGGCTCCGCTACTGATCTTCACAAAAAATGCTAAAGTGCCTGAAGGGACTACAAAATCGCCGGTTAACAACTTTCCAGTTGCTTTTAAGTCTACGTCAGTTACCGGAAATTTGTCGTTATCCA
This genomic window contains:
- a CDS encoding sodium:solute symporter, yielding MSPAILLTFIIGYFLVLLVISWLTSRKSSSNDTFFIANRNSKWYLVAFGMIGTALSGVTFISVPGKVGAPTGDQFEYFQFVLGNAAGFIIIATVLLPLYYRLKLTSIYSYIEGALGVWSYKTAAGIFLISRIIGSAFRLYLVVIVLQKFIFDSYHIPFAVTGLICLVLIWSYTFKGGLKTIIITDSLQTLFLVSSVFLSIYFICQSLHLSIFQAAEAIKTSSYSKIFFFSNFIGSKFHFVKAFLGGLFITVAMTGLDQDLMQKNLSLKNIREAKKNMFSFTAVFVVINIFFLSVGALLWIYANKYGIKVEKTDYLYPTIALKYLGLVPAMVFMLGLTAATFATTDSALTALTTSFCVDFLGFDKREVTNSKKMVSTRHFVHIAFSGAMFLTIIIFNAINDGAVVNAIFKVASYTYGPLLGLYSFGLFAGKRQVKDKLVPFICVVSPAICYYLSINSAKLLGGYVFDNELILFNGMITFAGLFITSSSKTKAAIIP
- a CDS encoding LOG family protein; the encoded protein is MTGEEKIRQAFENKNWQEIKVTDSWQIFKIMAEFVEGFEKLAKIGPCVSIFGSARTHNDNPYYKLAEDTARILTERGYGVISGGGPGIMEAANKGAYEAGGKSVGLNIELPFEQFHNKYIDRDKIMEFDYFFVRKVMFMKYSQGFIVLPGGFGTMDESFEAITLIQTGKIARFPIVFVGIDYWKGLFNWVEEKMLAQEHNIHPDDLNLYRLVDTAEEAAGHIFKFYEKYVLKPNF
- a CDS encoding TlpA family protein disulfide reductase — protein: MKSLKTLLLMPAMLALNCAFAQTDSHLKLSTDFPTAGEKISITYDPTGTVVGGKNDIAASVYFLDNDKFPVTDVDLKATGKLLTGDFVVPSGTLAFFVKISSGADVENNNDKGYIYLIYKDKQPIEGAYAMNGQMFLPTIENYYAKIKSDASEGTRLFNKEFTLYPNGNKDYVYAYYTIVARLPDYKVPVEKKVADLEKSSNEEDLELAATLLRELKKQTSADSLGAIMRVKFPNGTLVKNELATAFYKEKEPAKKDSIYHVYVEKYPDNKTEKANNMDNFRLQLASAYLDIADTFNFRKYESQVINKFNLQGELNNVAYELAKKGEKMDEAQALSKESLDIVRDKLNNLQPEPFASLAQLKKNYAYIYDMDADTYAFILAKQSKFEEALKYEQPVVDHSKTIDPDIYGNYIQILVGLGQNDKAKDAAEAAVKAGQGSADIKAALKTLYIKTNGKDDGYEKYIASLESASKMKAREELAKTMIDQPAPLFNLKDLNGKSYSLSDLKGKVVIVDFWATWCGPCKASLPGMQMAVNKYKDDPNVIFLFVDTWENGDDFITGVKKFIADNKYVFNVLIDEKGSDGRQSKVVGSFGVEGIPTKFIIDKNGHIRFKYVGYSGTPEKLVDEVANMVEMAGNPEAALPPTQKTSLNK